A single genomic interval of Ramlibacter sp. harbors:
- a CDS encoding LysM peptidoglycan-binding domain-containing protein — MQQDRKKQMMAQTSGAGSALRRLGGWAVLGALAAITPAQAQNFPITPGQKATAQQVAQAGVPLSELAANAPDSYTVKSGDTLWAISGLFLKSPWRWPELWGMNLQEIRNPHLIFPGQQLFLDKANGLARLRMGQAGSGSTDGVPPTETVRVSPRTRYETLADSAIPTLQTHLIEPFLAEPVIVNEGVLEAAPRIVATQEGRVLLSRGDRAYARGNAETPMMLGKGKANDFRVFRNATALRDPVTKAVLGYEAQYVGKAVLVRSESTRSVTDTEGKTQSTAVPATIDIVSSKEEMRTGDRLLPEPPRELVSYVPRAPENKVEGAIVSMYGTAVANAAQNQIVVINRGTADGIESGHVLAILKDGQSLVDRTQPGKPTAIKLPDERNGLLMVFRPFEKLSYALILEISDGVKIGDRVANPR; from the coding sequence ATGCAGCAAGACAGGAAAAAACAGATGATGGCGCAAACCTCGGGGGCAGGATCTGCCCTGCGGCGTCTGGGCGGCTGGGCCGTGCTGGGCGCCCTGGCGGCGATCACCCCGGCCCAGGCCCAGAATTTCCCGATCACGCCCGGCCAGAAAGCCACGGCCCAGCAAGTGGCCCAGGCCGGCGTCCCGCTGAGCGAGCTGGCCGCCAACGCCCCCGACAGCTACACGGTCAAGTCCGGCGACACGCTGTGGGCCATCTCGGGCCTGTTCCTCAAAAGCCCCTGGCGCTGGCCCGAGCTGTGGGGCATGAACCTGCAGGAAATCCGCAACCCCCACCTCATCTTCCCGGGCCAACAGCTGTTCCTGGACAAGGCCAACGGGCTGGCCCGCCTGCGCATGGGGCAGGCCGGCAGCGGCTCGACCGACGGCGTGCCCCCCACCGAAACGGTGCGGGTGTCGCCGCGCACCCGCTACGAAACCCTGGCCGACAGCGCCATCCCGACCCTGCAGACCCACCTGATCGAGCCCTTCCTGGCGGAGCCGGTGATCGTCAACGAGGGCGTGCTGGAAGCCGCGCCGCGGATCGTTGCAACGCAGGAAGGCCGCGTGCTCCTGAGCCGCGGCGATCGCGCCTATGCCCGGGGCAACGCCGAGACCCCGATGATGCTGGGCAAGGGCAAGGCCAATGATTTCCGCGTGTTCCGCAACGCCACCGCGCTACGCGACCCCGTCACCAAGGCCGTGCTGGGCTACGAGGCCCAATACGTCGGCAAGGCGGTGCTGGTGCGCAGCGAAAGCACCCGCAGCGTGACCGACACGGAAGGCAAGACCCAGAGCACAGCCGTGCCCGCGACGATCGACATCGTGTCGTCCAAGGAAGAAATGCGCACCGGCGACCGGCTGCTGCCCGAGCCGCCGCGCGAGCTGGTGAGCTATGTGCCGCGCGCGCCCGAGAACAAGGTCGAGGGCGCGATCGTGTCGATGTATGGCACGGCCGTGGCCAATGCCGCGCAGAACCAGATCGTCGTGATCAACCGCGGCACCGCCGACGGCATCGAGAGCGGCCATGTGCTGGCAATCCTCAAGGACGGCCAGAGCCTGGTCGACCGGACCCAGCCCGGCAAGCCCACCGCGATCAAGCTGCCCGACGAGCGCAATGGCCTGCTGATGGTGTTCCGCCCCTTCGAGAAGCTGTCCTATGCGCTGATTCTCGAAATCTCCGATGGCGTGAAAATCGGCGACCGCGTCGCCAACCCCCGCTAA
- the dprA gene encoding DNA-processing protein DprA — protein MDRDELAAWLRLTLTDGVGNGSARKLLAAFGLPESIFDQPAPALRQVVSAAQAQALQAEPEGLTALLDTTLDWLRSSEDGVRRRIAVLGSPEYPEPLLALEDPPLVLYLMGVDLAPQAVAQGIAVVGSRNPTPQGETNARQFAQALAGSGLTVVSGLALGVDGAAHQGALDGATPGQLATIAVVGTGLDRVYPKRHLALARAIARQGLLLSEYPLGTPPLAPNFPKRNRLISGLSRGTLVVEAALQSGSLITARQALEQGKDVFAIPGSIHSPQSRGCHSLIKQGAKLVESAQDILEELGPGFAPALIADSGRLAGTSSPNDPESPLLLALGFDPVSIDALVARTGTDAATLQAQLLELELDGVVARLPGGLFQRMASV, from the coding sequence GTGGACCGCGACGAACTCGCAGCCTGGCTGCGGCTGACGCTGACCGACGGGGTCGGCAACGGCAGCGCCCGCAAGCTGCTCGCCGCTTTCGGTCTGCCGGAAAGCATCTTTGACCAGCCCGCGCCGGCGCTGCGCCAGGTGGTCAGTGCGGCCCAGGCCCAGGCGCTTCAGGCCGAGCCGGAGGGCCTGACCGCCCTGCTGGACACCACGCTGGACTGGCTGCGCTCGAGCGAGGACGGCGTGCGCCGCCGCATCGCCGTGCTCGGCAGCCCCGAGTACCCCGAGCCCCTGCTGGCCCTGGAAGACCCACCGCTGGTGCTCTACCTGATGGGCGTGGACCTGGCGCCCCAGGCCGTGGCCCAGGGCATCGCCGTGGTGGGCAGCCGCAACCCCACGCCCCAGGGCGAGACCAATGCACGCCAGTTTGCCCAGGCGCTGGCCGGATCCGGCCTCACCGTGGTGTCGGGCCTCGCGCTCGGGGTGGACGGCGCCGCCCACCAGGGCGCGCTGGACGGCGCGACACCCGGCCAGCTTGCCACCATCGCCGTGGTGGGCACGGGACTGGACCGCGTCTACCCCAAGCGGCACCTGGCGCTGGCCCGGGCCATTGCGCGCCAGGGGCTGCTGCTCAGCGAGTACCCGCTGGGAACACCCCCTCTGGCGCCCAATTTTCCCAAGCGCAACCGCCTGATCTCGGGCCTGAGCCGGGGCACCCTGGTGGTGGAGGCCGCGCTGCAGTCGGGATCGCTGATCACGGCGCGGCAGGCGCTGGAGCAGGGCAAGGACGTGTTTGCCATTCCCGGCTCCATCCATTCCCCCCAGTCCCGCGGCTGCCACTCGCTGATCAAGCAGGGGGCCAAGCTGGTGGAATCGGCACAGGACATCCTGGAAGAACTGGGACCCGGCTTTGCTCCTGCTTTGATAGCAGACAGTGGCCGGCTGGCGGGGACCAGCAGCCCCAATGACCCGGAATCCCCGCTGCTGCTGGCGCTGGGCTTCGACCCTGTCAGCATCGATGCCCTGGTGGCCCGCACCGGCACAGACGCCGCCACCCTGCAGGCCCAGCTGCTGGAACTGGAACTTGACGGGGTGGTCGCGCGGCTGCCCGGCGGCCTGTTCCAGCGCATGGCCTCGGTCTGA
- the def gene encoding peptide deformylase: MALLPILCYPDPRLHTVAKPVQAVDDRIKALIADMLDTMYDANGIGLAATQIDVHERLIVIDVSEGRNEPLVLINPDIIWASPDKQINDEGCLSVPGIYDGVARASAIKVTALDGQGVSRTLEAEGLLAVCIQHEMDHLLGKVFVEYLSPLKRNRIKNKMLKARREAERA, translated from the coding sequence ATGGCCCTTCTTCCCATTCTTTGTTACCCAGACCCCAGGCTGCACACGGTGGCCAAGCCCGTGCAGGCGGTGGACGACCGCATCAAGGCGCTGATCGCCGACATGCTGGACACCATGTACGACGCCAACGGCATCGGCCTGGCGGCCACGCAGATCGACGTGCATGAACGCCTGATCGTGATCGATGTGTCGGAAGGGCGCAACGAGCCCCTGGTGCTGATCAACCCCGACATCATCTGGGCCAGCCCCGACAAGCAGATCAACGACGAGGGCTGTCTCTCGGTGCCCGGCATCTATGACGGCGTGGCGCGTGCCTCGGCCATCAAGGTCACCGCGCTGGATGGCCAGGGCGTGTCGCGCACGCTGGAGGCCGAGGGCCTGCTGGCGGTCTGCATCCAGCATGAGATGGACCACCTGCTGGGCAAGGTGTTTGTGGAGTACCTGTCACCGCTCAAGCGCAACCGCATCAAGAACAAGATGCTCAAGGCGCGGCGCGAGGCAGAGCGCGCCTGA
- a CDS encoding AzlC family ABC transporter permease has protein sequence MWPQAPGIAAWGLMTGVAMVKSGMSVFESLLMALLVFAGSSQLASIPLIVAGAPLWVILATGFCVNLRFVVFSLHLRPYLMHLPLWQRLTHGYLTADLSYVLFTRRYPQPAAEPAARLAQESYLAGNCFINWASWVGASVVGIALANFIPTHWGLGFAGILCLVGILCSLASTRLRMVSAAVAGAAAVAAWTLPLKLNIVVAIGVAVILCLTLERPQPPGAQEAAS, from the coding sequence ATGTGGCCCCAGGCGCCGGGCATCGCCGCCTGGGGCCTGATGACCGGCGTGGCCATGGTCAAGTCCGGCATGAGCGTGTTCGAGTCCCTGCTGATGGCGCTGCTGGTGTTCGCTGGCAGTTCGCAGCTGGCCTCGATCCCGCTGATCGTCGCGGGCGCGCCGCTGTGGGTGATCCTGGCGACCGGTTTTTGCGTGAACCTGCGCTTTGTGGTGTTCAGCCTGCACCTGCGCCCCTACCTCATGCACCTGCCGCTGTGGCAGCGCCTGACGCACGGCTACCTCACCGCCGACCTGAGCTATGTGCTGTTCACGCGGCGCTATCCCCAGCCGGCGGCCGAGCCGGCCGCGCGGCTGGCGCAGGAGTCCTACCTGGCCGGCAACTGCTTCATCAACTGGGCCAGCTGGGTGGGTGCCAGCGTGGTCGGGATTGCGCTGGCCAACTTCATCCCCACCCACTGGGGCCTGGGCTTTGCCGGCATCCTGTGCCTGGTGGGCATCCTCTGTTCGCTGGCCAGCACGCGGCTGCGCATGGTGTCGGCCGCCGTGGCGGGTGCGGCCGCGGTCGCTGCCTGGACCCTGCCGCTGAAGCTCAACATCGTGGTGGCCATCGGCGTCGCCGTGATCCTGTGCCTGACGCTGGAGC
- a CDS encoding DUF494 domain-containing protein yields the protein MFEVLVFVYENYWRGDACPEPEQLGRKLSAVGFDADEIQQALTWLNGLHIAAQGTQLQPPATDDPLGYGQSPDSMRIYSVAEQDHLGAEALSFVTFLESAGVLPAPMREIVIDRAMAAPGDPISLDDLKIIILMVYWSFGEEPDALVLDELCDDTELRIAH from the coding sequence ATGTTTGAAGTGCTGGTGTTCGTCTACGAAAACTACTGGCGAGGCGATGCGTGTCCCGAGCCGGAACAACTGGGACGCAAGCTGAGCGCGGTCGGGTTCGACGCCGATGAAATCCAGCAGGCCCTGACCTGGCTCAATGGCCTTCACATTGCCGCCCAGGGCACGCAGCTGCAGCCCCCCGCGACCGATGACCCCCTCGGCTACGGGCAATCGCCCGACAGCATGCGCATCTACTCCGTCGCGGAGCAGGACCACCTGGGTGCCGAGGCCCTGAGTTTTGTGACTTTTCTGGAAAGCGCCGGGGTGCTGCCCGCGCCCATGCGCGAAATCGTCATTGACCGTGCCATGGCCGCCCCGGGTGACCCGATCTCGCTGGACGACCTCAAGATCATCATCCTGATGGTTTACTGGAGTTTCGGCGAGGAGCCCGACGCGCTGGTTCTCGACGAACTCTGCGACGACACCGAGCTGCGCATCGCCCACTGA
- the fmt gene encoding methionyl-tRNA formyltransferase encodes MRVIFAGTPEFAREALQRLLAAGFQVPLVLTQPDRPAGRGLKLQASPVKQLAQQQHISLAQPRSLRLDGKYPEDAAAAKAAIEAARADVMVVAAYGLILPQWVLDTPPLGCLNIHASLLPRWRGAAPIHRAVEAGDAQTGITIMQMDAGLDTGDMLLVEKLALAPDETTGSLHDKLATLGGRLVVEALEMAACGGFTPVKQPDQGVTYAHKVEKAQARVDWSQPAAVIDRRVRAFNPFPGAFTELEGETFKLFCSQIESKECPAGVDSGTILSATPDGIEVACGAGVLRLTELQRAGGKRLAVADFLRGFDLKPGMAFS; translated from the coding sequence ATGCGCGTCATCTTCGCGGGCACGCCCGAGTTTGCGCGCGAGGCGCTGCAGCGGCTGCTGGCGGCCGGCTTCCAGGTGCCGCTGGTGCTGACCCAGCCCGACCGCCCCGCCGGCCGCGGCCTGAAGCTGCAGGCCTCGCCGGTCAAGCAACTGGCGCAGCAACAGCACATTTCCCTGGCCCAGCCGCGCAGCCTGCGGCTGGACGGCAAATACCCCGAAGACGCCGCCGCGGCCAAAGCGGCGATTGAAGCCGCGCGGGCCGACGTGATGGTGGTGGCGGCCTATGGCCTGATCCTGCCGCAGTGGGTGCTGGACACCCCGCCGCTGGGTTGCCTGAACATCCACGCCTCGCTCTTGCCGCGCTGGCGCGGCGCCGCGCCGATCCACCGCGCCGTCGAGGCGGGCGATGCGCAAACCGGCATCACCATCATGCAGATGGACGCGGGGCTGGACACCGGCGACATGCTGCTGGTGGAAAAGCTCGCGCTGGCACCCGATGAGACCACGGGTTCCCTGCACGACAAGCTCGCCACGCTGGGCGGCCGCCTGGTGGTGGAAGCGCTGGAGATGGCCGCCTGCGGCGGATTCACTCCCGTGAAGCAGCCTGATCAGGGCGTGACCTATGCACACAAGGTCGAGAAGGCCCAGGCCCGGGTCGACTGGTCGCAGCCGGCCGCCGTGATTGACCGGCGGGTTCGTGCCTTCAACCCGTTCCCTGGCGCCTTCACCGAGCTGGAGGGTGAGACCTTCAAGCTGTTTTGCTCCCAAATTGAGAGCAAAGAGTGCCCGGCTGGCGTGGACTCTGGCACAATTTTGTCTGCAACCCCTGATGGCATCGAGGTCGCCTGCGGCGCTGGCGTGCTGCGCCTGACCGAGCTGCAGCGCGCGGGCGGCAAGCGGCTGGCCGTGGCCGATTTTTTGCGCGGCTTTGATCTCAAGCCCGGCATGGCGTTTTCCTGA